Proteins co-encoded in one Populus trichocarpa isolate Nisqually-1 chromosome 10, P.trichocarpa_v4.1, whole genome shotgun sequence genomic window:
- the LOC7468446 gene encoding uncharacterized protein LOC7468446, whose amino-acid sequence MEDHCSLLNWSCFYQDEGIEDIRHHLLYTTELETAIVSAKEEIARREIEIFHLKNLLSRTVKERNDAQIQCRKLVLDKLSFEQQLLQNQQQQQEMQQLKQESASLAITYSSEDESKASDSNNHISSPDSSKVIVPSQFSDPIPQQPSQSSLPDVILKLAADKPLPEKGKLLQAVKEAGPLLQTLLLAGPLPQWQHPPPQLDSIEIPPVTICSPTSRLIHEDSFNSFTSCLSKKRDRYFGEGPDSSSPATKYQKVVLH is encoded by the exons atggaagatCACTGCAGTCTTCTTAACTGGTCATGCTTCTACCAAGATGAG GGGATTGAAGACATAAGGCATCATCTCCTGTATACTACAGAACTTGAAACAGCAATTGTATCGGCAAAGGAGGAGATAGCAAGAAGAGAAATTGAGATATTCCACCTCAAAAATCTTTTGAGCAGGACAGTTAAGGAAAGAAATGACGCCCAGATACAATGCCGGAAACTAGTTTTGGACAAATTATCCTTCGAGCAACAACTGCTGCaaaatcagcagcagcagcaggaaaTGCAGCAATTGAAGCAAGAATCTGCTTCACTCGCTATAACTTACAGCAGTGAAGATGAATCCAAGGCTAGTGATTCCAACAATCACATCAGCTCTCCTGATTCTAGCAAAGTCATTGTTCCCTCGCAGTTTAGTGACCCAATTCCCCAGCAACCATCGCAATCATCACTTCCAGATGTGATACTTAAGTTAGCAGCAGACAAACCACTTCCAGAGAAAGGGAAACTCTTGCAGGCAGTGAAGGAAGCCGGTCCGCTCCTCCAGACCCTTCTCCTGGCTGGACCACTCCCTCAATGGCAGCACCCACCTCCCCAATTAGACTCCATCGAGATCCCACCAGTAACCATTTGTTCGCCAACATCTCGGCTAATACACGAAGACTCTTTCAACAGTTTCACTTCTTGTTTGAGCAAGAAGAGGGATCGATACTTCGGCGAAGGTCCTGATTCTTCTTCACCTGCCACCAAGTATCAGAAAGTTGTCCTCCATTAA